Proteins encoded within one genomic window of Labrys wisconsinensis:
- a CDS encoding ABC transporter substrate-binding protein: MSLLKSRLATAAATLALVAAAWSAPALAKMPEKITSIGLMVQDMSNPFFSAMDKGAKEAAAKIGATLNTQDAQLDLANQNTQIDAFIQQGVNLIVISAVDEAGIEPAIQRAKDAGVIVIAVDTPAHGADAVIMTNAVQAGEKSCDYLFKEMGGKGEVLLVDGTPIQTIIDRINGCKTVAKSYPGIKIVGQQASKNDRASGLAVTTDMLTANPDVTGIFGMNDPSALGAVLAVEQAGKVSQIKVTGVDGSPEAVAELKREGSPFIGTATQNPAEMVRQAVQIAEDMVAGKPPKEKTILIPSVLVTRETVKDYPGW; encoded by the coding sequence ATGAGTCTTTTGAAATCCCGCCTGGCAACCGCCGCCGCCACGCTCGCGCTCGTCGCGGCCGCCTGGTCGGCTCCGGCCCTTGCGAAGATGCCGGAGAAGATCACCAGCATCGGCCTGATGGTGCAGGACATGTCCAACCCGTTCTTCTCGGCGATGGACAAGGGCGCCAAGGAGGCCGCGGCGAAGATCGGCGCCACGCTGAACACCCAGGATGCGCAGCTCGACCTCGCCAACCAGAACACCCAGATCGATGCGTTCATCCAGCAGGGCGTGAACCTCATCGTCATCTCGGCGGTGGACGAAGCCGGCATCGAGCCGGCGATCCAGCGCGCCAAGGACGCCGGCGTCATCGTGATCGCGGTCGACACGCCGGCCCATGGCGCCGACGCGGTGATCATGACCAATGCGGTCCAGGCCGGCGAGAAGTCCTGCGACTATCTCTTCAAGGAGATGGGCGGCAAGGGCGAGGTCCTGCTGGTCGACGGGACGCCGATCCAGACCATCATCGACCGCATCAACGGCTGCAAGACCGTCGCCAAGAGCTATCCCGGCATCAAGATCGTCGGCCAGCAGGCATCCAAGAACGATCGCGCCTCGGGCCTGGCGGTGACCACCGACATGCTGACCGCCAATCCCGACGTGACCGGCATCTTCGGCATGAACGACCCGTCCGCGCTCGGCGCCGTGCTCGCGGTCGAGCAGGCCGGCAAGGTCTCGCAGATCAAGGTGACCGGGGTCGACGGCAGCCCCGAGGCGGTGGCGGAGCTGAAGCGCGAGGGCTCGCCCTTCATCGGCACCGCGACGCAGAACCCGGCCGAGATGGTGCGCCAGGCGGTCCAGATCGCTGAGGACATGGTCGCCGGCAAGCCGCCGAAGGAGAAGACCATCCTGATCCCGAGCGTCCTCGTCACGCGCGAGACGGTGAAGGACTATCCGGGCTGGTAA
- a CDS encoding LacI family DNA-binding transcriptional regulator has translation MRDVSRATGLSMFTVSRALSGADGVSEESREQVLKAARELGYVLNRAAQELRRASRDTVAVITASTSNSYYLEMMRGIQQALRPSSWTVVVGDVAVDGAYDPRLEDRMVQRLIESRAAGVISTLTLTPENTRLLSTWDIAVVFVDSAPPASARDFPSVTTDNYSASLIVGAHLAEHRFERWLLLIYPPKWSTRFDRERGLRDSAKSHGADLVVLESENDAESGHRTLGDHLDRTGRLPDVLIAGNNPLLLGAMKLAKDRGLSIPGDMALVGYDEFAWSELVDPPLTVLNERSEEIGRRAALTLAEIIDAQSDAERTGGSKTPVYLPRHQHQVAADLTIRRSCGCSVPKGRIGREDEMKHPDPVT, from the coding sequence ATGCGCGACGTCAGTCGCGCGACAGGGCTGTCGATGTTCACGGTTTCGCGCGCCCTGAGCGGCGCCGACGGCGTGTCCGAGGAAAGCCGTGAGCAGGTCCTGAAGGCGGCGCGCGAGCTCGGCTACGTCCTGAACCGCGCGGCTCAGGAGCTGCGGCGCGCCAGCCGCGACACCGTCGCCGTCATCACCGCGAGCACGTCGAACTCCTACTATCTGGAAATGATGCGCGGCATCCAGCAGGCGCTGAGGCCCTCGAGCTGGACCGTCGTGGTCGGCGACGTCGCCGTCGACGGAGCCTACGATCCACGCCTTGAGGACCGCATGGTCCAGCGTCTGATCGAGTCGCGGGCCGCCGGCGTCATTTCCACGTTGACGCTCACGCCCGAGAACACGCGCCTGCTTTCGACCTGGGATATTGCGGTCGTCTTCGTCGATTCCGCGCCCCCCGCCAGCGCGCGGGACTTTCCCAGCGTCACGACCGACAATTACAGCGCCAGCCTCATCGTCGGCGCGCACCTGGCGGAGCACCGCTTCGAGCGCTGGCTCCTGCTGATCTATCCGCCGAAATGGTCGACCCGGTTCGATCGCGAGCGCGGACTGCGCGATTCCGCCAAATCGCACGGCGCCGACCTGGTGGTCCTGGAGAGCGAGAACGACGCCGAATCCGGCCACCGGACCCTCGGCGACCATCTCGATCGGACAGGCAGGCTGCCCGACGTGCTGATCGCCGGCAACAACCCCCTGCTCCTCGGTGCGATGAAGCTGGCGAAGGATCGGGGTCTCTCGATTCCGGGCGACATGGCGCTCGTCGGCTATGACGAGTTCGCGTGGTCGGAGCTCGTGGATCCGCCGCTCACGGTCCTGAACGAACGGTCGGAGGAGATCGGGCGCCGGGCCGCTCTGACTCTCGCCGAGATCATCGATGCCCAGTCGGACGCCGAACGGACGGGCGGTTCCAAGACGCCGGTCTATCTGCCCCGTCACCAGCACCAGGTCGCCGCGGATCTCACGATCCGCAGGTCCTGTGGCTGCAGCGTTCCGAAAGGAAGGATTGGAAGGGAGGACGAGATGAAGCACCCGGATCCGGTGACTTAG
- a CDS encoding ABC transporter permease subunit encodes MTDDRAAESPAPVARTSFNFAKWWDRVGILVVLVALVLLMSAIAPNFNRVDNLLNIARSISVNAILAAGLTFVILTGGIDLSVGSIVAVSGVVAVVLAIAGLPAPLAVLAGMLVGGACGLINGALTAYLALAPFIVTLGTMTFLRGLAYTITAGQPIVSSDLSFKGIGNGYLAGMPLPVIVMAAVYLAAWFLLERTRYGRHVYAVGGNAQAARLAGVRVNRITLSVYVIAGACAGLAGVIFAARVISAQPTAGTGYELDAIAAVVLGGTSLAGGRGRIIGTLIGSIILGVLGTGLILLNVPFFTQLLIKGVVIILAVAIDSLKTRPLPFLRRGRSVD; translated from the coding sequence ATGACGGACGACAGGGCGGCGGAGTCGCCGGCGCCAGTGGCGCGGACATCCTTCAACTTCGCGAAATGGTGGGACCGCGTCGGCATCCTGGTGGTGCTGGTGGCCCTGGTCCTCCTGATGTCGGCGATCGCGCCGAACTTCAATCGCGTCGACAACCTCCTCAACATCGCGCGGTCGATCTCGGTCAATGCGATCCTGGCGGCCGGCCTCACCTTCGTCATCCTGACCGGCGGCATCGACCTCTCGGTCGGATCGATCGTGGCGGTCTCCGGCGTGGTCGCGGTGGTGCTGGCGATCGCCGGACTGCCCGCGCCGCTCGCCGTGCTGGCCGGGATGCTGGTCGGGGGCGCCTGCGGCCTGATCAACGGCGCGCTCACCGCCTATCTCGCGCTCGCGCCCTTCATCGTGACGCTCGGGACCATGACCTTCCTGCGCGGGCTCGCCTACACCATCACCGCCGGACAGCCGATCGTCTCGAGCGATTTGAGCTTCAAGGGCATCGGCAACGGCTATCTCGCCGGCATGCCCTTGCCGGTCATCGTCATGGCCGCCGTCTATCTCGCCGCCTGGTTCCTGCTGGAGCGGACCCGCTATGGGCGCCACGTCTATGCCGTCGGCGGCAACGCGCAGGCGGCCCGGCTTGCCGGCGTCCGGGTGAACCGGATCACGCTGTCAGTCTATGTGATCGCCGGGGCCTGCGCCGGTCTCGCCGGCGTCATCTTCGCGGCGCGGGTGATCTCCGCCCAACCCACGGCCGGAACGGGATACGAGCTCGACGCGATCGCGGCCGTGGTGCTCGGGGGCACCAGCCTCGCCGGGGGACGCGGCCGCATCATCGGCACGCTGATCGGCTCGATCATTCTCGGCGTGCTCGGCACCGGGCTCATCCTCCTCAACGTCCCGTTCTTCACGCAGCTCCTCATCAAGGGGGTGGTGATCATCCTCGCCGTCGCCATCGACAGCCTGAAGACGAGACCGCTGCCGTTCCTGCGCCGAGGACGATCGGTCGACTGA
- a CDS encoding sugar ABC transporter ATP-binding protein, whose translation MADEPLLRIEDVTKRFGATLALNHVRFDLRAGEVHALMGENGAGKSTLMKILSGTIGRDGGAIVMDGRPVEIRTPLDARAHGIAIIHQELNTVPYMTVAENLSLGREPKTRFGLLDRRRVQREAREKLARIGAEIDPDRPLGSLSVGMQQMVEIARAVSEEARVLVLDEPTAALSRAEALQLYQLIGQMRAGGVGLIYISHRMEEVWQLADRVTVLRDGAYVGTGAMGDLTPEDVVRMMVGRAMGDLYDHAPRRAGATVLEIGALSGDRVGPVSFSVRAGEVVAMAGLIGSGRTEVARLIFGADRRAGGTVRVGGRESRPGDPFAAIADGIGMVPEDRKDQGLFLDHPVEANIAISSLDRFSTAGIVRTAEVRAAVLGQMQRLHLRRNAVDLAVRALSGGNQQKAALARWLMRDSEVLILDEPTRGVDIGAKREIYELIDELARAGKAVLVISSDLPEAIGISDRLLIMREGRIVHAMDSGRATEEAVMAHATGTATRRADATHGAEA comes from the coding sequence ATGGCAGACGAACCTCTTCTTCGCATCGAGGACGTGACAAAACGCTTCGGCGCCACGCTGGCGCTGAACCATGTCCGCTTCGACCTGCGGGCCGGCGAGGTCCACGCCCTGATGGGCGAGAACGGCGCCGGCAAATCGACGCTCATGAAGATCCTCTCCGGCACTATCGGGCGCGATGGCGGCGCGATCGTCATGGACGGGCGGCCGGTCGAGATCCGCACGCCGCTCGACGCCCGTGCCCACGGCATCGCGATCATCCACCAGGAGCTCAACACGGTCCCGTACATGACCGTGGCGGAGAATCTTTCGCTCGGGCGCGAGCCGAAAACCCGCTTCGGCCTGCTCGACCGTCGCCGCGTCCAGCGGGAGGCGCGCGAAAAGCTCGCCCGGATCGGCGCGGAGATCGATCCGGACCGGCCGCTCGGCTCCCTCAGCGTCGGCATGCAGCAGATGGTCGAGATCGCCCGCGCGGTGAGCGAGGAGGCCCGCGTCCTCGTGCTCGACGAGCCGACCGCGGCGCTGTCGCGGGCCGAGGCCCTGCAGCTCTACCAGCTCATCGGCCAGATGCGCGCCGGCGGCGTCGGGCTCATCTACATCTCCCATCGCATGGAGGAGGTCTGGCAGCTCGCCGACCGCGTCACGGTGCTGCGCGACGGCGCCTATGTCGGCACCGGCGCCATGGGCGATCTGACGCCCGAGGACGTCGTGCGCATGATGGTCGGCCGCGCCATGGGCGACCTCTACGACCACGCGCCCCGGCGGGCGGGCGCCACCGTGCTGGAGATCGGCGCGCTTTCCGGCGATCGCGTCGGGCCGGTGAGCTTCTCCGTTCGCGCCGGCGAGGTCGTCGCCATGGCCGGCCTCATCGGCTCCGGCCGCACCGAAGTGGCGCGCCTGATCTTCGGCGCGGACCGGCGCGCGGGCGGGACCGTGCGTGTCGGCGGCCGCGAAAGCCGGCCCGGCGACCCGTTCGCGGCCATCGCCGACGGCATCGGCATGGTGCCCGAGGACCGCAAGGACCAGGGCCTCTTCCTCGACCATCCGGTCGAGGCCAACATCGCCATCAGCTCGCTCGACCGCTTTTCGACGGCCGGAATCGTCCGGACGGCCGAGGTGCGGGCGGCCGTGCTCGGCCAGATGCAACGGCTGCACCTGCGCCGGAACGCCGTCGACCTCGCGGTGCGCGCCCTGTCCGGCGGCAACCAGCAGAAAGCGGCCCTGGCGCGCTGGCTGATGCGGGATTCTGAGGTCCTGATCCTGGACGAGCCGACCCGCGGCGTCGATATCGGCGCCAAGCGGGAGATCTACGAGCTCATCGACGAGCTGGCGCGGGCGGGCAAGGCCGTGCTCGTGATCTCGTCCGACCTGCCCGAGGCCATCGGCATCAGCGATCGCCTGCTGATCATGCGCGAGGGGCGGATCGTGCACGCGATGGACTCCGGCCGTGCCACCGAAGAGGCGGTGATGGCCCATGCGACGGGCACGGCAACGCGCCGGGCCGACGCGACCCACGGAGCTGAAGCATGA